Proteins from a single region of Desulfobacter postgatei 2ac9:
- a CDS encoding isoprenyl transferase — protein MKSDAMIQVPDGLDFNLLPAHVAFIMDGNGRWAKKRLMNRVKGHERGAQTVEDVVMACRELGIDVITLYAFSTENWARPKEEVKALMHLLKYFLRTKIEEIGKKDIRLNIIGQIQRLPDDVRKEAEQAMAVTENNSAMILNLAISYGAREEITMAVQQIAANVKSGSLDPKDITDKTVSDHLYTAGMPDPDLIIRTSAEFRLSNFLMWQAAYSELVFTPTLWPDFTRQEFYQILIDYQQRDRRFGKV, from the coding sequence TTGAAGTCTGATGCCATGATCCAGGTGCCTGACGGACTGGATTTCAACCTGCTTCCCGCCCATGTGGCATTTATCATGGACGGCAATGGCCGCTGGGCAAAAAAGCGACTGATGAACCGGGTTAAAGGTCATGAACGGGGGGCACAGACTGTTGAAGATGTCGTCATGGCCTGCAGGGAACTGGGCATTGACGTGATTACGTTGTATGCCTTTTCCACGGAAAACTGGGCCAGGCCGAAGGAAGAGGTCAAGGCACTGATGCATCTGCTTAAATATTTTCTCAGGACCAAAATCGAAGAAATTGGAAAAAAGGATATCCGGCTTAATATCATCGGCCAGATTCAACGGCTTCCCGACGATGTGCGAAAGGAAGCGGAACAGGCCATGGCGGTCACGGAAAATAATTCAGCCATGATTCTAAACCTGGCCATCAGTTACGGGGCACGGGAAGAAATTACCATGGCGGTTCAGCAGATTGCCGCAAATGTCAAATCCGGAAGTCTTGATCCCAAAGACATTACGGATAAAACCGTTTCTGATCACCTCTATACTGCCGGCATGCCTGATCCGGATCTTATTATCCGTACGTCTGCAGAGTTCAGGCTTTCCAATTTTCTGATGTGGCAGGCCGCATATTCTGAACTGGTTTTTACACCGACGCTCTGGCCTGATTTTACCAGACAGGAGTTTTATCAGATTTTGATTGATTACCAGCAACGGGACCGGCGTTTCGGAAAGGTATGA
- a CDS encoding phosphatidate cytidylyltransferase, translating to MMQHFKRWLTALILVPFLLWVIIKGSILLFAALVSGVSIFAIFEYLDIICANDTDPVSQTTRIVSYVACIVLVMGACIGSWQILFFILALDMIALCVFVLARFSTVPHIFDLVARQVLGVVYIPLSLATLVLIRNMAGGALWVIWLLIVCFANDTGALYVGTFKGKHKLAPKISPNKTIEGAVGGLVISVTAGFVFNLIFFHDILLALICIPCALCVAVAGQVGDLFESAMKRVGHIKDSGKILPGHGGMLDRIDGLLLAIPVFYFFSVFVL from the coding sequence ATGATGCAGCACTTCAAACGATGGCTCACTGCGCTGATTCTTGTTCCATTTCTGCTCTGGGTTATTATCAAAGGGTCTATACTGTTGTTTGCCGCCCTGGTATCCGGGGTTTCAATCTTTGCGATATTTGAATATCTTGATATCATTTGTGCCAATGACACCGATCCTGTCTCCCAGACTACCCGGATTGTCTCCTATGTTGCCTGTATCGTGTTGGTCATGGGCGCGTGCATAGGGTCCTGGCAGATCCTTTTTTTTATTCTTGCACTGGATATGATAGCCCTTTGCGTATTTGTTTTGGCCCGTTTTTCCACGGTACCCCATATTTTTGACCTGGTGGCGCGGCAGGTGCTTGGTGTTGTATACATCCCCCTGTCTCTGGCTACTCTGGTATTGATCCGGAATATGGCGGGCGGGGCTTTGTGGGTGATCTGGTTGCTTATCGTTTGTTTTGCCAATGATACTGGTGCGCTATATGTGGGAACCTTTAAGGGCAAACATAAACTTGCGCCTAAAATCAGTCCCAATAAAACCATTGAAGGGGCTGTGGGTGGATTGGTGATATCAGTAACTGCCGGATTTGTATTTAATTTGATTTTTTTTCACGATATACTCCTCGCCTTGATCTGTATACCCTGTGCGTTATGCGTTGCGGTTGCCGGTCAGGTTGGTGACCTTTTTGAATCTGCCATGAAGCGGGTTGGCCATATCAAGGATTCGGGAAAGATTCTGCCGGGTCACGGCGGCATGCTGGACCGCATTGACGGGTTACTTCTGGCCATCCCTGTATTCTATTTTTTTTCGGTGTTTGTTCTGTGA
- a CDS encoding 1-deoxy-D-xylulose-5-phosphate reductoisomerase, translating to MKSLTILGSTGSIGTSALKVVGMHPDKFSVKCLTCAANIDLLATQIKQFQPAMVAVLDEQHADRLAKRLSGHFCPEIQWGESGFISAAQWADADMVLAAMVGAAGLAPALAAIDAGKQIALANKETLVMAGDIVMARARENGVDILPVDSEHCAIFQCLQGNRKRDLKKIFLTASGGPFRHLPHDRFKTITPTQALNHPTWNMGAKISIDSATLMNKALEVIEAVRLFDISVDQIQVLIHPQSIVHSMVGFKDGGVMAQLGEPDMMHAIAYAFSYPERIDLSLNFPDFAAMDGLTFDVPDTKRFPSLEFAYEACRRGGTLPAVMNAANEIAVEAFLKECISFADIFTLVSRVMGTHTCIDNPELSGIIEADRWAREKAQSLIQSLA from the coding sequence GTGAAATCGCTCACTATACTTGGATCTACAGGTTCCATCGGCACCTCTGCCCTTAAAGTGGTGGGCATGCACCCGGACAAGTTCAGTGTCAAATGTTTGACCTGTGCCGCAAATATTGATCTTCTGGCAACGCAGATAAAACAGTTTCAGCCGGCCATGGTGGCCGTACTGGACGAACAGCATGCTGATCGTCTGGCAAAAAGGCTTTCAGGCCACTTTTGTCCTGAAATACAGTGGGGGGAATCCGGTTTTATTTCTGCAGCCCAATGGGCAGATGCGGACATGGTGCTTGCCGCCATGGTGGGTGCTGCAGGACTTGCCCCGGCCCTGGCCGCCATTGACGCCGGCAAGCAGATCGCCCTTGCCAATAAGGAAACCCTTGTCATGGCCGGTGACATTGTTATGGCACGGGCGCGTGAAAACGGGGTGGATATTCTGCCCGTGGATTCCGAGCACTGCGCCATTTTTCAATGCCTTCAGGGCAACCGGAAACGCGATCTTAAAAAAATTTTTCTTACGGCTTCAGGCGGCCCTTTCAGGCATCTGCCCCATGACCGGTTTAAGACCATCACACCGACCCAGGCCCTTAACCATCCCACATGGAATATGGGGGCCAAAATTTCCATTGACTCCGCCACCCTGATGAACAAGGCGTTAGAGGTCATTGAAGCGGTCCGGCTTTTTGATATCAGTGTTGATCAGATCCAGGTGTTAATTCATCCCCAGAGCATTGTCCATTCCATGGTGGGCTTCAAAGACGGTGGCGTTATGGCTCAATTAGGCGAACCGGATATGATGCACGCCATTGCCTATGCTTTTTCCTATCCGGAGCGTATCGATCTTAGCCTGAATTTTCCTGATTTTGCTGCCATGGATGGATTAACCTTTGACGTCCCTGACACAAAACGCTTCCCATCCCTTGAATTTGCCTATGAAGCCTGCCGCAGAGGTGGTACCCTGCCTGCTGTTATGAATGCGGCCAACGAAATTGCCGTGGAAGCTTTTCTTAAAGAATGTATCAGCTTTGCCGATATTTTTACCCTGGTGAGCAGGGTTATGGGAACCCATACCTGCATTGACAATCCTGAGCTTTCAGGTATTATTGAGGCTGATCGTTGGGCCAGAGAGAAAGCACAATCCCTGATCCAAAGTCTTGCGTAA
- the rseP gene encoding RIP metalloprotease RseP gives MGYSLFAFIIVIGVLVFVHELGHFLVARACGVGVEVFSLGFGPKILKIKRGMTDYCISAIPLGGYVKMTGEEPGAAQVLDEKNRHLSFTHKSVGKRALIAAAGPAFNFFLAIVIFYLLYQTCGMYMGLPQVGQVVENSAAMAAGIKKGDVIKEIDSLPVQSFEQISQIVSKSEGKPLAILLEREGEVRSVMITPRTREEKNLFGETVNRFVIGIIGTGETFHHPLNPLDAAVRAVSDTYGMVKLTLLSVVKMFTGAVSADNLGGPIMIAKMAGDQARAGFENFVWFIALISVNLGIINLLPIPVLDGGHLLFLSIEAVKGSPVSTRVREKMVQFGAAVLMTLMIFVFYNDIVKLFNGGLQ, from the coding sequence ATGGGGTATTCCCTTTTTGCTTTTATCATTGTTATTGGCGTATTGGTTTTTGTCCATGAACTGGGTCATTTCCTTGTTGCCCGGGCCTGCGGTGTGGGGGTTGAGGTTTTTTCCCTGGGTTTTGGACCAAAAATTTTGAAAATTAAACGGGGAATGACCGATTATTGTATCTCAGCCATTCCATTGGGCGGATACGTTAAAATGACCGGAGAGGAGCCCGGTGCTGCCCAGGTCCTGGATGAAAAAAACCGTCATCTCTCCTTTACCCATAAAAGCGTGGGGAAAAGGGCGCTGATCGCTGCTGCCGGTCCGGCATTTAATTTTTTTCTGGCCATCGTGATTTTTTACCTTTTATATCAAACCTGCGGCATGTACATGGGACTGCCCCAGGTGGGCCAGGTGGTGGAGAATTCTGCGGCCATGGCTGCAGGTATTAAGAAAGGGGATGTCATCAAGGAAATTGACAGCTTACCGGTTCAGTCTTTTGAACAAATTTCCCAGATTGTCTCAAAAAGTGAAGGCAAGCCCCTGGCTATTCTTCTTGAACGGGAAGGAGAAGTCCGCTCCGTTATGATTACACCCCGGACCCGGGAAGAAAAGAACCTGTTTGGTGAAACCGTCAACCGGTTTGTGATTGGTATTATCGGCACCGGAGAAACCTTTCACCATCCCTTAAACCCTCTTGACGCGGCTGTCCGCGCCGTATCCGATACCTACGGGATGGTGAAGCTGACACTTTTGTCCGTGGTGAAAATGTTCACGGGGGCAGTGTCTGCCGACAATCTGGGCGGTCCCATCATGATTGCCAAGATGGCCGGGGACCAGGCCCGGGCCGGGTTTGAAAATTTTGTGTGGTTTATTGCACTCATCTCTGTAAACCTTGGGATCATCAATCTGTTACCCATCCCGGTTTTGGATGGGGGACATCTTTTATTTTTAAGTATTGAGGCGGTTAAAGGCAGTCCTGTCAGCACCCGGGTGCGGGAGAAAATGGTTCAGTTCGGGGCAGCTGTGCTGATGACTTTAATGATTTTTGTCTTTTATAACGACATAGTCAAATTATTCAACGGTGGATTACAATGA
- a CDS encoding AIR synthase-related protein yields the protein MISNIEITLKQDLRDAEGQSLVKKANAYFGIKMDDARCINIVTVESDLDEQELETIRREVFTNPVIQESSLAPLDIDFHFCIWVGFRPGVRDNAGATAVEAVRDLLKKDFLPHENIYTSKRYCLTGNDLTREDAEKIAGQILSNSIIQQYKVFGKDEWDKKIGANVKPAKVVLNHTPGFDTMDIDTDEILAQISHERSLSLNPRDIPVIRGYFLDAKVLEERAQMGLSKPTDVELEYISQSRSDHCCHNTFNGIFKYTDTETGEITVENSLFKTYIKTPTLALKDTKDWVVSVLWDNAGVGSFDDENNYVITGETHNSPSNMEAYGGAITGIVGVYRDPMGTGLGSKLFMGSFGFCVGDINYNGPLKPPLHPRRLLDGIIEGVKDGGNKSGVPTTFGQTLFNPGYMGKSLVFVTALGIMPKTVNGKPSHEKTTSPGELIIMSGGRVGKDGIHGVTASSRSFSENTPAGHVQIGDPYTQKKMHDFLLICRDEGLITFITDNGGGGLSSSVGESAMLSNGCEVWLDKVPLKYEGLDMWEIWISESQERMTIAIKPENLDRFMELSDLHEVESTVIGKYTDSGKLHIKYKDQTCAYVDMDLLDKGFPAWEFDAVWTPPGARGLTEPVISTPTNFNALLEQMLARPNICAKEWIIRQYDHEVQGGSVIKPLVGIKRNIPTDASVTRPVLTSERGLAFSQSILPWYSKIDAYHMMACTIDEAVRRLIAVGGSLDHIGGVDNFCWPDIGYDAFSNPDGKFKAAQLVRACRALKDACMAYGIPLLSGKDSMYVDGHLEGAFGERIKVSALETVQFSAVSLVSDVSRCVTLEPKTAGDFVYVLGSTGDELGASEYYEMFDKTGLNVPLVDFSKFKTLYKALEKAIETELVASCHAVGRGGLGIHFSLVAMGGGLGLDIDLARLPLTDNLPLSSEKALFSESAGRFIVTVAPDKKQTFEKLCKGLPCACIGMVTDSHDRLKIAANAHSVADLPVASLDSAFNKTFGDKI from the coding sequence ATGATTTCCAACATCGAAATCACGTTAAAGCAGGATTTGAGGGATGCCGAAGGCCAGTCCCTGGTGAAAAAGGCCAATGCCTATTTCGGTATTAAAATGGATGATGCCCGCTGCATCAATATCGTGACCGTGGAGTCTGATTTGGATGAGCAGGAACTGGAAACCATACGCCGGGAGGTGTTTACCAATCCTGTGATTCAGGAATCCAGCCTTGCGCCGCTGGATATTGATTTTCATTTTTGCATCTGGGTGGGGTTTCGTCCAGGGGTTCGGGACAATGCAGGGGCCACGGCTGTGGAAGCGGTCAGGGATCTTCTTAAAAAAGATTTTTTGCCCCATGAGAATATTTATACATCTAAACGGTACTGCCTGACCGGCAATGATCTGACCCGGGAAGATGCTGAAAAGATCGCCGGTCAGATTCTGTCCAACAGTATCATCCAGCAGTACAAAGTGTTTGGTAAAGACGAATGGGACAAAAAGATCGGGGCGAATGTAAAACCTGCCAAGGTTGTTTTAAATCATACGCCCGGCTTTGATACCATGGATATTGATACTGATGAGATCCTTGCCCAAATTTCTCATGAGCGCAGTCTGTCGCTCAATCCCAGGGATATTCCTGTGATCCGGGGATATTTTCTGGATGCAAAGGTTCTTGAAGAGCGCGCGCAGATGGGGTTGTCAAAGCCCACGGATGTGGAGCTTGAATATATTTCCCAGTCCAGGTCAGACCATTGCTGTCACAACACGTTTAATGGCATTTTCAAGTATACGGACACGGAAACCGGTGAAATCACGGTTGAAAATTCGTTGTTTAAAACCTATATCAAAACCCCCACCCTGGCCTTGAAAGATACCAAAGACTGGGTGGTTTCCGTGTTGTGGGACAATGCCGGTGTGGGATCTTTTGATGATGAGAACAACTATGTCATCACAGGAGAAACACATAACTCTCCTTCCAATATGGAAGCCTACGGCGGTGCCATCACAGGAATTGTGGGGGTTTACCGTGATCCCATGGGCACAGGCCTTGGTTCCAAGCTGTTCATGGGCAGTTTCGGATTCTGCGTGGGAGATATCAATTATAATGGCCCGCTAAAGCCTCCTCTTCACCCCCGGCGTCTGCTTGACGGCATTATTGAAGGTGTCAAGGACGGCGGAAATAAAAGCGGGGTGCCCACGACTTTTGGTCAGACCCTGTTCAATCCCGGCTACATGGGCAAATCCCTGGTTTTTGTCACCGCTTTGGGGATTATGCCTAAAACCGTGAATGGTAAGCCAAGCCATGAAAAAACCACTTCCCCGGGCGAGCTGATCATCATGAGCGGCGGTCGTGTGGGCAAAGACGGCATCCACGGGGTCACGGCCTCCTCCAGGAGTTTTTCCGAGAACACCCCTGCCGGGCATGTCCAGATCGGCGATCCCTATACCCAGAAAAAGATGCATGATTTTCTGCTGATATGCCGGGATGAAGGGTTGATCACCTTTATTACGGACAATGGGGGCGGTGGGTTGTCCTCTTCCGTGGGCGAATCGGCCATGCTCTCCAACGGGTGTGAGGTCTGGCTGGATAAAGTGCCCTTGAAATATGAGGGCCTTGACATGTGGGAAATCTGGATTTCCGAATCCCAGGAGCGCATGACCATTGCCATTAAGCCCGAAAATCTGGACCGGTTCATGGAATTGTCTGATCTCCATGAGGTTGAATCCACAGTCATTGGTAAATATACGGATTCCGGCAAGCTGCATATCAAGTACAAAGACCAGACCTGTGCTTACGTGGATATGGATCTTCTGGACAAAGGATTTCCGGCCTGGGAATTTGATGCGGTCTGGACGCCGCCCGGGGCCCGGGGGCTGACAGAACCCGTTATTTCGACACCAACAAATTTTAACGCCCTGCTTGAACAGATGCTGGCCAGGCCAAATATCTGCGCCAAGGAGTGGATCATCCGCCAGTACGACCACGAGGTTCAGGGCGGCTCCGTGATCAAGCCCCTGGTTGGCATCAAACGCAACATCCCCACGGATGCGTCGGTGACCCGGCCTGTGCTGACCAGCGAGCGCGGACTTGCCTTTTCCCAAAGTATTCTGCCCTGGTACTCAAAAATTGATGCCTATCATATGATGGCCTGTACCATTGATGAGGCGGTTCGTCGACTCATTGCCGTGGGTGGGTCGCTGGACCATATCGGCGGCGTGGATAATTTCTGCTGGCCGGATATCGGATATGACGCATTCTCCAATCCGGACGGGAAATTCAAGGCTGCCCAGCTTGTCCGGGCCTGCCGGGCCCTGAAAGATGCCTGCATGGCCTATGGGATTCCACTGCTTTCTGGGAAGGACTCCATGTATGTGGACGGCCATCTGGAAGGGGCGTTTGGTGAGCGCATCAAAGTGTCAGCCCTTGAGACGGTTCAGTTCTCCGCCGTATCCCTGGTTTCCGATGTCAGCCGTTGTGTGACCCTGGAACCCAAAACAGCGGGCGATTTTGTTTATGTGCTGGGCAGCACCGGGGATGAACTGGGAGCATCGGAATATTACGAAATGTTCGACAAAACCGGTCTTAATGTGCCCTTGGTTGACTTTTCAAAGTTTAAAACTTTGTATAAGGCCCTGGAAAAAGCCATTGAAACCGAACTGGTTGCCTCCTGCCATGCTGTGGGACGCGGCGGTTTAGGCATTCACTTCAGTCTTGTGGCAATGGGCGGGGGGCTTGGCCTTGACATTGATCTGGCCCGACTGCCCCTGACGGACAATCTGCCACTTTCCAGTGAAAAAGCCTTATTTTCGGAGTCTGCGGGACGGTTCATTGTTACTGTGGCGCCGGATAAAAAACAAACCTTTGAAAAATTGTGCAAGGGACTGCCCTGCGCATGCATCGGCATGGTAACTGACAGCCATGACCGGCTCAAAATTGCAGCCAACGCTCACTCTGTGGCAGATTTGCCGGTTGCAAGCCTTGATTCGGCATTTAACAAGACCTTTGGAGATAAGATATGA
- a CDS encoding phosphoribosylformylglycinamidine synthase subunit PurQ encodes MSGTSAVKALILTGFGLNCDYETAFAFEKAGACAHRVHINALIRGDVRLADFQILAFGGGFSWGDDHGAGVIQALKLKNNIGKDLLDFVDAGKLVIGICNGFQALVNLGLLPGLDQDYTRRSVALTYNDCGNFRDQWVRLVPDADSPCVFTKGLGVSDYPVRHGEGKVVAETEVIERLVANRQVVFRYADANGTPANGAFPANPNGSLDDIAGICDPTGRIFGLMPHPEGYNHFGNHPDWPRQKAAATRQGKSLEETITTGIRLFENGVNYMA; translated from the coding sequence ATGAGCGGCACAAGCGCTGTAAAAGCCCTTATACTTACGGGATTTGGCCTGAACTGTGATTATGAAACCGCCTTTGCCTTTGAAAAGGCCGGTGCCTGTGCCCACCGGGTGCATATTAACGCCTTGATCAGAGGCGATGTCCGGTTGGCGGATTTTCAGATTCTTGCATTCGGCGGAGGCTTTTCCTGGGGGGACGACCATGGGGCAGGGGTGATTCAGGCCCTGAAACTGAAGAACAATATCGGTAAAGACTTATTGGACTTTGTAGATGCCGGCAAGTTGGTTATCGGTATCTGCAACGGGTTCCAGGCTCTTGTGAATTTAGGTCTTTTACCCGGACTGGACCAGGATTATACCCGCAGATCCGTTGCCCTTACCTATAATGACTGTGGTAATTTCAGGGACCAGTGGGTCCGGCTTGTGCCTGATGCAGACAGCCCCTGTGTGTTTACAAAAGGACTGGGTGTATCTGACTATCCGGTACGCCATGGTGAAGGAAAGGTTGTTGCCGAAACCGAAGTTATTGAACGCCTTGTGGCCAACCGCCAGGTGGTGTTCCGGTATGCAGATGCCAATGGTACACCGGCAAACGGCGCCTTTCCGGCCAATCCCAATGGGTCCCTGGATGATATCGCGGGGATCTGTGATCCGACAGGGCGAATATTCGGTCTGATGCCCCATCCCGAAGGATACAATCATTTTGGCAACCATCCGGACTGGCCCAGGCAGAAAGCTGCGGCAACGCGCCAGGGAAAATCCCTTGAAGAGACCATCACCACCGGGATCCGGCTGTTTGAAAACGGTGTGAACTATATGGCATGA
- a CDS encoding endonuclease III domain-containing protein: MAVDIAFFLGTLKQEVETYQVPVVELIAVQSRSAFKVLVATILSARTKDEVTAVAARRLLEKAPDPEALKALSISQIQELIFPVGFYKSKAQYLSKLPEALDAFQGQVPDEIDALVTLPGVGRKTANLVRAVAFDKDAICVDTHVHRIMNIWGYVKTKTPLDTEKALRKKLPKKFWKEVNRILVTFGQGTCRPVGPHCYRCVLEKHCPQIGVKPAKSPKKE, encoded by the coding sequence ATGGCCGTTGATATTGCTTTTTTTCTTGGAACCCTGAAGCAGGAGGTTGAGACCTACCAGGTGCCGGTGGTGGAACTGATTGCGGTCCAGAGCCGCTCTGCCTTTAAAGTACTTGTGGCCACCATCCTGTCTGCAAGAACCAAAGATGAAGTTACGGCGGTTGCCGCACGGCGACTGCTGGAAAAGGCCCCGGACCCTGAAGCGTTAAAGGCGCTTTCGATTTCTCAGATTCAGGAACTGATTTTTCCCGTGGGGTTCTACAAGTCCAAAGCGCAATATTTATCAAAACTGCCCGAAGCCCTGGACGCCTTCCAGGGACAAGTACCCGATGAGATTGACGCCTTAGTGACACTTCCGGGTGTAGGGCGTAAAACCGCCAATCTGGTCAGGGCCGTGGCCTTTGATAAGGATGCCATCTGTGTGGACACCCATGTACACCGGATCATGAATATCTGGGGGTATGTAAAAACAAAAACCCCCCTGGATACGGAAAAAGCATTAAGAAAAAAGCTGCCGAAGAAATTCTGGAAAGAGGTGAATCGAATTTTGGTTACCTTTGGCCAGGGAACATGCCGCCCGGTTGGCCCCCATTGTTACCGCTGTGTGCTTGAAAAACACTGTCCCCAAATCGGGGTGAAACCGGCAAAATCGCCTAAGAAAGAATAA
- a CDS encoding proline dehydrogenase family protein — protein sequence MLHKIISHTLPYFPPQLIWRFSKSYIAGETTRDAINASKALNRENIMVTLDILGKFVKTMPQAAENRDAYLALIRTIEAAGIDGNCSLKPTMFGLMIDKKTCFEYMRELTAEAASHGNFVRIDMEDSPCVDGAIDIFRRLKQEFPRNIGLVLQAYLKRTLSDLESMLDLRRDDAALNFRLVKGIYVEPAAIAYKDYHEINAHFLEDLEFMFKNNVYAAIATHDTPLIQGALALIDKYQVPKDKYEFQMLYGVTPKKRRELVQNGHRMRVYVPFGEEWFGYSTRRLKENPAMVKHIIKALFSKG from the coding sequence ATGTTACATAAAATAATCAGCCATACCCTGCCCTATTTTCCACCCCAATTAATCTGGCGGTTCTCAAAAAGTTATATCGCAGGCGAAACCACCCGGGACGCCATTAACGCTTCAAAAGCCTTGAACCGGGAAAATATTATGGTGACCCTGGACATTCTTGGTAAATTTGTCAAGACCATGCCCCAGGCAGCAGAGAACCGGGATGCCTACCTTGCCCTTATCCGCACTATTGAAGCCGCAGGAATTGACGGCAACTGTTCCCTGAAACCCACCATGTTCGGTCTTATGATCGATAAGAAAACATGCTTTGAATACATGCGGGAACTTACAGCCGAAGCAGCATCCCATGGCAATTTTGTCCGTATTGACATGGAAGATTCCCCCTGTGTAGATGGTGCCATTGATATCTTCCGCCGGCTTAAACAGGAATTTCCCCGAAACATAGGTCTGGTGCTCCAGGCCTACCTGAAACGCACCTTAAGCGACCTTGAATCCATGCTGGATTTACGTCGCGACGATGCAGCGTTGAACTTCAGACTGGTCAAGGGAATCTATGTGGAACCGGCAGCCATCGCATATAAGGATTACCACGAGATTAATGCCCACTTTCTTGAAGACCTTGAATTCATGTTTAAAAACAATGTCTATGCGGCCATTGCGACCCATGACACCCCCCTGATCCAGGGAGCCCTTGCCCTGATCGACAAATACCAGGTCCCAAAGGACAAATATGAATTTCAAATGCTTTACGGCGTCACACCCAAAAAGCGCCGGGAGCTTGTTCAAAACGGTCACAGGATGCGGGTTTACGTGCCTTTTGGTGAAGAATGGTTTGGCTATTCCACCCGCAGACTTAAAGAAAATCCGGCCATGGTCAAGCATATTATTAAGGCGCTGTTCAGTAAGGGATGA